In a single window of the Magnolia sinica isolate HGM2019 chromosome 7, MsV1, whole genome shotgun sequence genome:
- the LOC131251577 gene encoding large ribosomal subunit protein uL3m-like → MSAASRGLLSRLLSLSILSRANPTVHFRNFSAESLSSYESDGDVPSTIIEATPRVMRPTSKRTGAIAVKCGMTALWDKWGERVPISILWLDDNIITQVKTIEKEGITALQIGAGQKKVKHLTKPEMGHFRAQGVPLKRKLREFPVTEDALLPVGTLITVRHFVPGQYVDVTGITRGKGFQGGMKRHGFSGMPASHGASLSHRSIGSTGQRDAPGKVFKGKKMPGRMGGKQCTVKNVWVYKIDPARNLMWVRGQVPGAEGNFVFIKDAVYKKPDISLLPFPTYFAPPDEETSELEPLVADLGETDPFMAAD, encoded by the exons ATGTCCGCCGCATCAAGAGGTCTCCTCTCTCGTCTCCTATCTCTATCCATCCTTTCGCGAgcaaatccaaccgtccatttcagGAACTTCAGCGCAGAGTCCCTGTCTTCATATGAATCAGATGGCGACGTGCCATCCACGATCATCGAGGCGACGCCGAGAGTGATGCGGCCCACCTCCAAACGGACGGGTGCGATCGCCGTCAAGTGCGGGATGACCGCGCTCTGGGACAAATGGGGGGAGCGGGTCCCGATCTCGATCCTTTGGTTGGACGATAATATCATAACGCAGGTGAAGACGATCGAGAAGGAAGGAATCACGGCATTGCAG ATCGGGGCAGGGCAAAAAAAGGTGAAACACTTGACAAAACCTGAAATGGGTCACTTTAGAGCTCAAGGTGTTCCTCTGAAGAGGAAGTTGAGGGAGTTTCCTGTGACAGAAGATGCACTTCTTCCTGTTGGTACTCTGATCACCGTTCGCCATTTTGTTCCTGGCCAGTATGTTGATGTCACAGGAATCACACGGGGAAAAGGTTTTCAG GGTGGGATGAAGAGGCATGGATTTTCTGGAATGCCTGCATCTCATGGTGCTTCACTGTCCCATCGAAGCATTGGTTCTACCGGTCAGAGAGATGCTCCTGGGAAG GTGTTCAAAGGCAAGAAAATGCCTGGGCGCATGGGAGGAAAACAGTGCACAGTTAAAAATGTATGGGTCTACAAAATAGACCCGGCTAGGAACTTGATGTGGGTGCGAGGCCAA GTTCCGGGTGCTGAAGGGAACTTTGTCTTCATAAAGGATGCCGTCTACAAGAAACCTGATATTTCGTTGCTTCCATTTCCAACTTACTTCGCACCACCAGACGAGGAAACTTCTGAATTAGAACCTCTGGTTGCTGATCTTGGAGAAACTGATCCATTCATGGCTGCAGACTGA